GGCGGCTCGTATTTCTCGACATACGGTACTTTACAGCAGCGAGGACACCTCTCCGGCCGGCGCGGGGTCGGTCCACGTGAAACCATCACCGGTTCCCACGCCGCTGACGAGCGAGTAGGCGGAGTATGAGCGCCACCCGCGCTCGCCGAACTCCAACAGCAGCGCGTCGGCAAAGCCGCCGCCGTCCGCCTCCACGGCGCCCTGGTAGACGATCGCGTAGCGTCGCGCTCCCGCGACCTGGCCCACCTGCGCGCGGGCCGCCTCCAGGCACGCCTCGGCGCCGTCGTCCGAGAACTCGTAGCTGGAGACCTCGCCCGAGGCGTCCTGAACGGCAAGGAGGACCGCAAAGGGCTCGCCGGCGGCGAGCAGGTCCAGCGCGTCGCCCATGAGGGTGCTCGCCAGGTCGTCCGTCTGGGGGGAGACCCCCTCGAGCAGATCGTTCCTCTCGGCCATGCGCCCTCCTCGCCCCGCGTTTGCTGCTGCGATGATACCGCAGGGCGCAGGCGACGGGCCGGCGGGCGCGCGGCTCCTCCCGCCGCCAACAACATCCCGCCGCAACAACATCCCGCTGCCAACAACATCCCGCTGCCAACAACATGCAGAATCCGGTTTCACTTTGCATAATACGGGACTTGGGTTTGTGGAGACCCGGATTTTGCGTGTTATCGGGGCACGCGAGAAGGACGGCGGAACGCGAGAAGGACGAGCGGCGGGCGAGAAGGGCCCGTCGTCCGCGCGCGCAAAAAACCGGGGCCCGAGGGCCCCGGCTGCGGTTCTGGTGGAGACGATGGGGATCGAACCCACGACCTCAGGCTTGCAAAGCCCGCGCTCTCCCAGCTGAGCTACGTCCCCGAAAAGAATAATCGCCCCAGCGGCGACTCGGCTAACGCTGGGGCGACTATTGTCAGGAAGTGGTGGGCCTGACAAGGTTCGAACTTGTGACCTCCCGGTTATCAGCCGGACGCTCTGACCAACTGAGCTACAGGCCCAACGCAAGGAGATATATTACACAGCACCCGGGCGTCGGTCAACGCCTTTTTTGCAATTTTCCGACAAGTCGTTGCCGGAGGTTGCCAAACACGGCGTGATGGGTAGGATATCCGAGCAAGGCGCGTCGAGAGGAGCTTCGTGTCGCTGAGAGTCGTCGACATAGAGAGTGTCATCGTGGGCGAGGGCCCGATCGCCTCGCTCGTCGTGCTGCGCACGCGCGACGAGGCGGGGGAGCCGGCCTCCCGGCAGCTGCCCATCCGCATCGGCTCGTTCGAGGCGACCGCCATCACGATGGGGGTCCACGGCCGTCCCGGCGGCCGCCCCATGACGCACGACCTGCTCGGGTCCGTGATCGCGGGACTGGGGGCGAGGTGCGCTGAGGTGCGCATCACGGCGGTCCAGGGAACCACGTTCTTTGCCCAGGTCGTGCT
Above is a genomic segment from Olsenella timonensis containing:
- a CDS encoding bifunctional nuclease family protein, with the translated sequence MSLRVVDIESVIVGEGPIASLVVLRTRDEAGEPASRQLPIRIGSFEATAITMGVHGRPGGRPMTHDLLGSVIAGLGARCAEVRITAVQGTTFFAQVVLERQDGERVFLDARPSDALAVAVREGVTIYADDSVLDAAALPDFRGVERDEEAHELEEFHAFVEGLSPEDFNVTHGEKDGE